One stretch of Glycine soja cultivar W05 chromosome 7, ASM419377v2, whole genome shotgun sequence DNA includes these proteins:
- the LOC114419152 gene encoding squamosa promoter-binding-like protein 14 isoform X1, which produces MEKVAPPPILMHRKRDLSYDIVSAGPNESWRWEWDSVRFAGKPPPPPPLSPNNDVVFEAESVVPPLQLKLGGTTRVNNNNININVSNKRVRSGSPGTASYPMCQVDNCREDLSKAKDYHRRHKVCEAHSKASKALLANQMQRFCQQCSRFHPLSEFDEGKRSCRRRLAGHNRRRRKTQPEDVTSATPAPAAAANLEIFNLLTAIAGASQGKFEEKRSQVSDREQLVQILNKIPLPADLATKLLDAGSGNVNGKKDHVQLQTPSSSYQCHESHDLLNHTPAAPLTMDLLAVLSTTLSGGSAPDSSASPSQNRSCSSDGGSADQTRQQQFFSVGGERSSSSSQSPVEDSDCQEVRVNLPLQLFSSSPEDDSLPKLASSRKYFSSDSSNPAEERSPSSSPPIVEMQFDLQDGARGLKPESISSGRGVNANKEASQSHSSNISLDLFKGSNNWIQQPSSLQSVPFQAGYTSSGSDHSPPSLNSDAQDRTGRIMFKLFDKHPSHFPGTLRAQIYNWLSNRPSDMESYIRPGCVVLSIYASMSSADWERLEENFLQHVHSLIQNSDSDFWRNGRFLVHSGSRLVSHKDGKIRICKPWRTWKSPELISVSPLAIVSGQETSISLKGRNLSTLGTKIHCTGTGSYASAEVIGSAHSGVMYDKIKLSGFKVQDVSPGVLGRCFIEVENGFKGNSFPVIIADETICKELRPLESEFDEEEKICDAISEEHEHHFGRPRSREEALHFLNELGWLFQRERFSYVHEVPCYSLDRFKFVLIFAVERNCCMLIKTLLDVLVGKHLQGEWLSTGSVEMLNAIQLLNRAVKGKYVGMVDLLIHYSIPSKNGTSRKYVFPPNLEGPGGITPLHLAACTSGSESVVDSLTSDPQEIGLKCWESLVDANGQSPHAYAMMRNNDSYNALVARKLADRQRGEISVTIANAIEQQSLRVELKQKQSYLVKRGQSSCAKCANAEIRYNRRVPGSHGLLHRPFIYSMLAVAAVCVCVCVFFRGRPFVGSVAPFSWENLDYGTM; this is translated from the exons atggaaaaggtgGCTCCGCCTCCGATTCTGATGCACCGGAAGCGCGATCTATCGTACGACATCGTTTCGGCGGGTCCGAACGAGAGCTGGAGGTGGGAGTGGGACAGCGTGCGTTTCGCAGGAAAACCACCGCCGCCGCCACCACTGTCCCCAAACAACGACGTCGTTTTCGAGGCGGAAAGTGTCGTTCCTCCTCTACAGTTAAAGCTCGGAGGAACAACAAGAGTGAATAACAATAACATCAATATCAACGTTAGCAACAAGAGAGTTAGGTCGGGGTCCCCCGGAACGGCGTCGTATCCGATGTGCCAGGTGGACAACTGCAGGGAGGATCTGTCGAAGGCGAAGGACTATCACCGGAGGCACAAGGTGTGCGAGGCTCATAGCAAAGCCTCGAAAGCGCTTCTCGCGAATCAAATGCAAAGATTCTGCCAGCAGTGTAGTAGGTTTCACCCGCTCTCGGAGTTCGATGAGGGGAAGCGGAGCTGCCGCCGGAGACTCGCCGGACACAACCGGCGCCGGCGGAAGACGCAGCCGGAGGATGTTACCTCGGCGACTCCCGCGCCTGCTGCCGCCGCGAATTTGGAAATCTTCAACTTGTTGACTGCTATAGCTGGAGCTTCGCAGG GAAAATTTGAGGAAAAAAGGTCACAAGTTTCGGATAGAGAGCAGCTTGTTCAGATTCTCAATAAGATACCTTTGCCTGCAGATCTTGCAACCAAGTTGCTGGATGCTGGGAGTGGTAATGTTAATGGGAAAAAGGATCATGTGCAATTGCAGACACCATCATCCTCCTATCAATGTCACGAGTCTCATGACCTACTGAACCACACCCCGGCTGCCCCGTTAACTATGGACTTGCTTGCTGTTCTTTCCACCACTCTTTCTGGGGGTTCTGCCCCTGATTCCAGTGCGTCACCCTCTCAAAACCGCAGCTGCAGCAGTGATGGTGGCAGTGCTGACCAGACGAGACAACAGCAATTCTTTTCGGTTGGTGGAGAAAGAAGCAGTAGCAGTTCCCAGTCTCCAGTTGAAGATTCAGATTGTCAAGAAGTTCGAGTTAATTTACCACTGCAACTCTTTAGCTCCTCTCCGGAAGATGACAGCCTGCCTAAACTAGCATCTTCTAGAAAGTATTTCTCGTCTGACAGTAGTAACCCTGCTGAAGAGAGATCGCCATCGTCTTCTCCTCCTATTGTGGAGATGCAGTTTGATTTGCAGGATGGGGCTAGAGGTCTCAAGCCAGAGAGTATATCCTCTGGAAGAGGAGTTAATGCAAATAAGGAAGCCAGCCAAAGTCATAGTTCTAATATCTCTCTTGATCTATTTAAAGGGTCAAATAACTGGATCCAACAACCTAGTTCACTTCAGAGTGTTCCATTCCAAGCTGGGTATACATCTTCGGGCTCTGATCATTCACCTCCCAGTTTGAATTCAGATGCTCAG GATCGCACTGGGAGAATAATGTTTAAACTATTTGACAAGCATCCCAGCCATTTCCCAGGAACACTGCGAGCACAG atTTACAATTGGCTATCCAATAGGCCATCAGACATGGAGAGCTACATACGGCCTGGTTGTGTGGTCCTATCAATTTAtgcttcaatgtcttctgctgACTGGGAGAGA TTAGAAGAAAACTTCCTTCAACATGTTCATtctttaattcaaaattcagATTCTGATTTTTGGAGAAATGGAAGGTTTCTGGTTCATTCTGGCAGTCGGTTAGTTTCACACAAAGATG GGAAGATTCGCATATGCAAACCATGGAGAACATGGAAGTCTCCAGAGTTGATATCTGTGTCCCCTTTGGCAATTGTTAGTGGACAGGAAACCTCTATTTCATTGAAGGGTAGAAACTTGTCAACTCTTGGCACAAA GATTCACTGTACAGGTACTGGCTCTTATGCATCAGCAGAAGTCATAGGTTCTGCACATTCTGGTGTGATGTATGATAAGATAAAGTTGAGTGGTTTTAAAGTTCAGGATGTATCGCCTGGTGTTCTGGGTCGCTGTTTTATTGAG GTTGAAAATGGTTTCAAGGGTAACAGTTTTCCAGTGATAATAGCTGATGAGACCATTTGCAAGGAATTGAGACCACTTGAGTCTGAATTTGATGAGGAGGAAAAAATATGTGATGCCATTTCAGAGGAGCATGAACATCATTTTGGAAGGCCGAGATCAAGGGAGGAGGCTTTGCACTTCTTGAATGAGCTTGGCTGGCTGTTCCAAAGAGAAAGATTCTCTTATGTGCATGAGGTTCCATGTTATTCACTTGACAGGTTCAAATTTGTACTCATATTTGCTGTGGAAAGAAACTGTTGCATGCTAATCAAAACCCTTCTGGATGTGCTGGTTGGTAAACACTTGCAAGGGGAATGGTTGTCAACGGGGTCAGTGGAGATGTTGAATGCAATCCAACTCTTAAATAGAGCAGTGAAAGGAAAATACGTAGGCATGGTTGATTTGCTCATCCACTATTCTATACCAAGCAAAAATGGTACATCCAGGAAATATGTATTTCCACCAAATCTTGAGGGTCCTGGTGGTATTACACCCTTGCACTTGGCGGCATGCACATCTGGTTCTGAGAGTGTAGTTGACTCTTTAACAAGTGACCCACAGGAG ATTGGTTTGAAGTGCTGGGAATCCCTTGTGGATGCAAACGGACAAAGTCCACATGCCTATGCCATGATGAGGAATAATGACTCTTATAATGCGCTGGTCGCCCGTAAACTTGCTGACAGACAAAGGGGTGAAATTTCGGTAACAATTGCAAATGCAATAGAGCAACAGTCACTGAGAGTGGAGCTTAAGCAAAAGCAAAGTTACTTAGTCAAACGAGGTCAGAGTTCTTGTGCCAAGTGTGCGAATGCAGAAATTCGCTACAACAGAAGAGTTCCAGGTTCACATGGTTTGCTTCACCGCCCCTTTATTTATTCAATGCTAGCTGTTGCAGCTGTTTGTGTATGTGTTTGTGTGTTCTTCCGTGGTCGCCCTTTCGTAGGCTCAGTTGCTCCCTTCAGTTGGGAAAATCTGGATTATGGCACAATGTAA
- the LOC114419152 gene encoding squamosa promoter-binding-like protein 14 isoform X2: MEKVAPPPILMHRKRDLSYDIVSAGPNESWRWEWDSVRFAGKPPPPPPLSPNNDVVFEAESVVPPLQLKLGGTTRVNNNNININVSNKRVRSGSPGTASYPMCQVDNCREDLSKAKDYHRRHKVCEAHSKASKALLANQMQRFCQQCSRFHPLSEFDEGKRSCRRRLAGHNRRRRKTQPEDVTSATPAPAAAANLEIFNLLTAIAGASQDLATKLLDAGSGNVNGKKDHVQLQTPSSSYQCHESHDLLNHTPAAPLTMDLLAVLSTTLSGGSAPDSSASPSQNRSCSSDGGSADQTRQQQFFSVGGERSSSSSQSPVEDSDCQEVRVNLPLQLFSSSPEDDSLPKLASSRKYFSSDSSNPAEERSPSSSPPIVEMQFDLQDGARGLKPESISSGRGVNANKEASQSHSSNISLDLFKGSNNWIQQPSSLQSVPFQAGYTSSGSDHSPPSLNSDAQDRTGRIMFKLFDKHPSHFPGTLRAQIYNWLSNRPSDMESYIRPGCVVLSIYASMSSADWERLEENFLQHVHSLIQNSDSDFWRNGRFLVHSGSRLVSHKDGKIRICKPWRTWKSPELISVSPLAIVSGQETSISLKGRNLSTLGTKIHCTGTGSYASAEVIGSAHSGVMYDKIKLSGFKVQDVSPGVLGRCFIEVENGFKGNSFPVIIADETICKELRPLESEFDEEEKICDAISEEHEHHFGRPRSREEALHFLNELGWLFQRERFSYVHEVPCYSLDRFKFVLIFAVERNCCMLIKTLLDVLVGKHLQGEWLSTGSVEMLNAIQLLNRAVKGKYVGMVDLLIHYSIPSKNGTSRKYVFPPNLEGPGGITPLHLAACTSGSESVVDSLTSDPQEIGLKCWESLVDANGQSPHAYAMMRNNDSYNALVARKLADRQRGEISVTIANAIEQQSLRVELKQKQSYLVKRGQSSCAKCANAEIRYNRRVPGSHGLLHRPFIYSMLAVAAVCVCVCVFFRGRPFVGSVAPFSWENLDYGTM; encoded by the exons atggaaaaggtgGCTCCGCCTCCGATTCTGATGCACCGGAAGCGCGATCTATCGTACGACATCGTTTCGGCGGGTCCGAACGAGAGCTGGAGGTGGGAGTGGGACAGCGTGCGTTTCGCAGGAAAACCACCGCCGCCGCCACCACTGTCCCCAAACAACGACGTCGTTTTCGAGGCGGAAAGTGTCGTTCCTCCTCTACAGTTAAAGCTCGGAGGAACAACAAGAGTGAATAACAATAACATCAATATCAACGTTAGCAACAAGAGAGTTAGGTCGGGGTCCCCCGGAACGGCGTCGTATCCGATGTGCCAGGTGGACAACTGCAGGGAGGATCTGTCGAAGGCGAAGGACTATCACCGGAGGCACAAGGTGTGCGAGGCTCATAGCAAAGCCTCGAAAGCGCTTCTCGCGAATCAAATGCAAAGATTCTGCCAGCAGTGTAGTAGGTTTCACCCGCTCTCGGAGTTCGATGAGGGGAAGCGGAGCTGCCGCCGGAGACTCGCCGGACACAACCGGCGCCGGCGGAAGACGCAGCCGGAGGATGTTACCTCGGCGACTCCCGCGCCTGCTGCCGCCGCGAATTTGGAAATCTTCAACTTGTTGACTGCTATAGCTGGAGCTTCGCAGG ATCTTGCAACCAAGTTGCTGGATGCTGGGAGTGGTAATGTTAATGGGAAAAAGGATCATGTGCAATTGCAGACACCATCATCCTCCTATCAATGTCACGAGTCTCATGACCTACTGAACCACACCCCGGCTGCCCCGTTAACTATGGACTTGCTTGCTGTTCTTTCCACCACTCTTTCTGGGGGTTCTGCCCCTGATTCCAGTGCGTCACCCTCTCAAAACCGCAGCTGCAGCAGTGATGGTGGCAGTGCTGACCAGACGAGACAACAGCAATTCTTTTCGGTTGGTGGAGAAAGAAGCAGTAGCAGTTCCCAGTCTCCAGTTGAAGATTCAGATTGTCAAGAAGTTCGAGTTAATTTACCACTGCAACTCTTTAGCTCCTCTCCGGAAGATGACAGCCTGCCTAAACTAGCATCTTCTAGAAAGTATTTCTCGTCTGACAGTAGTAACCCTGCTGAAGAGAGATCGCCATCGTCTTCTCCTCCTATTGTGGAGATGCAGTTTGATTTGCAGGATGGGGCTAGAGGTCTCAAGCCAGAGAGTATATCCTCTGGAAGAGGAGTTAATGCAAATAAGGAAGCCAGCCAAAGTCATAGTTCTAATATCTCTCTTGATCTATTTAAAGGGTCAAATAACTGGATCCAACAACCTAGTTCACTTCAGAGTGTTCCATTCCAAGCTGGGTATACATCTTCGGGCTCTGATCATTCACCTCCCAGTTTGAATTCAGATGCTCAG GATCGCACTGGGAGAATAATGTTTAAACTATTTGACAAGCATCCCAGCCATTTCCCAGGAACACTGCGAGCACAG atTTACAATTGGCTATCCAATAGGCCATCAGACATGGAGAGCTACATACGGCCTGGTTGTGTGGTCCTATCAATTTAtgcttcaatgtcttctgctgACTGGGAGAGA TTAGAAGAAAACTTCCTTCAACATGTTCATtctttaattcaaaattcagATTCTGATTTTTGGAGAAATGGAAGGTTTCTGGTTCATTCTGGCAGTCGGTTAGTTTCACACAAAGATG GGAAGATTCGCATATGCAAACCATGGAGAACATGGAAGTCTCCAGAGTTGATATCTGTGTCCCCTTTGGCAATTGTTAGTGGACAGGAAACCTCTATTTCATTGAAGGGTAGAAACTTGTCAACTCTTGGCACAAA GATTCACTGTACAGGTACTGGCTCTTATGCATCAGCAGAAGTCATAGGTTCTGCACATTCTGGTGTGATGTATGATAAGATAAAGTTGAGTGGTTTTAAAGTTCAGGATGTATCGCCTGGTGTTCTGGGTCGCTGTTTTATTGAG GTTGAAAATGGTTTCAAGGGTAACAGTTTTCCAGTGATAATAGCTGATGAGACCATTTGCAAGGAATTGAGACCACTTGAGTCTGAATTTGATGAGGAGGAAAAAATATGTGATGCCATTTCAGAGGAGCATGAACATCATTTTGGAAGGCCGAGATCAAGGGAGGAGGCTTTGCACTTCTTGAATGAGCTTGGCTGGCTGTTCCAAAGAGAAAGATTCTCTTATGTGCATGAGGTTCCATGTTATTCACTTGACAGGTTCAAATTTGTACTCATATTTGCTGTGGAAAGAAACTGTTGCATGCTAATCAAAACCCTTCTGGATGTGCTGGTTGGTAAACACTTGCAAGGGGAATGGTTGTCAACGGGGTCAGTGGAGATGTTGAATGCAATCCAACTCTTAAATAGAGCAGTGAAAGGAAAATACGTAGGCATGGTTGATTTGCTCATCCACTATTCTATACCAAGCAAAAATGGTACATCCAGGAAATATGTATTTCCACCAAATCTTGAGGGTCCTGGTGGTATTACACCCTTGCACTTGGCGGCATGCACATCTGGTTCTGAGAGTGTAGTTGACTCTTTAACAAGTGACCCACAGGAG ATTGGTTTGAAGTGCTGGGAATCCCTTGTGGATGCAAACGGACAAAGTCCACATGCCTATGCCATGATGAGGAATAATGACTCTTATAATGCGCTGGTCGCCCGTAAACTTGCTGACAGACAAAGGGGTGAAATTTCGGTAACAATTGCAAATGCAATAGAGCAACAGTCACTGAGAGTGGAGCTTAAGCAAAAGCAAAGTTACTTAGTCAAACGAGGTCAGAGTTCTTGTGCCAAGTGTGCGAATGCAGAAATTCGCTACAACAGAAGAGTTCCAGGTTCACATGGTTTGCTTCACCGCCCCTTTATTTATTCAATGCTAGCTGTTGCAGCTGTTTGTGTATGTGTTTGTGTGTTCTTCCGTGGTCGCCCTTTCGTAGGCTCAGTTGCTCCCTTCAGTTGGGAAAATCTGGATTATGGCACAATGTAA